One window of Mediterraneibacter butyricigenes genomic DNA carries:
- a CDS encoding glycosyltransferase family protein, whose translation MRLKLRKRWKPFLILSVILTVLVFGMYKNNREHWEGMLDDPATFAWQDQGNGTWRMECFTEKVSKGEYSLEVVYHSEADLEYELLDLEQDNGKNQIGKVVASGTLRDGESGPTEFFTLSKASRKLTLSVTTKDPNVQMGYWIMKLQNNHRPDYLLIWISMMVLAFVSCILMPDWKDWRSWAVVLLSGLLTSMPYFCGFLNTGHDIGFHLERIIGMTGAMESGQFPVRLSTAFMPGYGFSVDMLYPELFLYIPAILCMLGVSLMTSYKFLMILINLAVACVGYVSFRNLLRSDRMGLCCMLLYLLNPYRLVNMYCRAAVGEMLAQIFLPLLLWGVYELICGDQKKWWITVLAATGIIQSHIISVEISVLFVAAGVLIFIPYRLYRKTETPKNLGRRMLAMGKAAGMTILLNLWFLIPFLSHVGDDYYIKGQGTDMQNSALEIGDIFRLFVEYEGSSTTEVVNRQLFISIGPVLLLGIFVYSYYAFYRKSLDSWVKRIGNVCLGFGIVSCYLCSSAFPWNVVKDTDWLYSILGLIQFPWRFLAYASLFLSVVTAIAVIELLKDRRQMIAGVLVVLTFVMSVHCVDEYLDGKVLLQRKGNLTSFDTDVLDYYQEDTPLDELWAQGDTVKSDQPLTIEHYERKGVEFSLDLKEAKEGTVLQLPIYNYELHGVYLDGEALKTTESASHQVQVQLPKGKTAGHLEVRFEGRKIYRVGEVVSLLTILGWIGYLLWKRKGRQEW comes from the coding sequence ATGAGATTGAAATTACGGAAAAGATGGAAGCCGTTTTTGATTCTGTCGGTGATTCTTACGGTGTTGGTGTTTGGAATGTATAAAAACAACCGGGAACACTGGGAAGGGATGCTGGATGATCCGGCAACCTTTGCCTGGCAGGATCAGGGGAATGGTACCTGGCGGATGGAATGTTTTACGGAGAAGGTCAGTAAAGGAGAATATTCTCTGGAAGTGGTCTATCATTCAGAGGCAGATCTGGAATATGAATTGTTGGATCTGGAACAGGATAATGGGAAGAACCAGATCGGGAAGGTGGTCGCTTCGGGAACATTACGTGATGGAGAAAGCGGTCCGACGGAGTTCTTTACGTTGTCAAAGGCCAGCAGAAAGCTGACCCTTTCTGTTACGACCAAAGATCCGAATGTCCAGATGGGATACTGGATCATGAAACTCCAGAACAATCACAGACCGGATTATCTGTTGATCTGGATCAGTATGATGGTATTGGCATTTGTTAGTTGCATTTTGATGCCGGACTGGAAGGACTGGAGATCCTGGGCGGTGGTGCTGCTCAGTGGTCTGCTGACGTCGATGCCGTATTTCTGCGGATTTCTGAATACGGGACATGATATTGGGTTCCACCTGGAGCGGATCATCGGAATGACCGGAGCGATGGAGAGCGGTCAGTTCCCGGTGCGGCTGAGTACGGCTTTTATGCCGGGGTATGGATTTTCAGTGGACATGCTGTATCCGGAATTATTCTTATATATTCCGGCAATCCTCTGTATGTTGGGCGTTTCCTTGATGACCAGTTATAAATTTCTGATGATTCTGATCAATCTGGCAGTGGCATGTGTGGGGTATGTCAGTTTCCGGAATTTGCTGAGATCGGACCGGATGGGACTGTGCTGTATGCTGTTATATCTGTTGAATCCGTATCGGCTGGTTAATATGTATTGCAGAGCGGCTGTGGGAGAAATGTTGGCGCAGATTTTCCTGCCTTTATTGCTTTGGGGCGTGTATGAACTGATCTGCGGTGACCAGAAAAAATGGTGGATCACAGTTCTGGCAGCAACGGGGATTATCCAGAGCCATATTATCAGCGTGGAGATCAGTGTGCTGTTTGTGGCAGCCGGTGTTCTGATTTTCATTCCGTACCGGCTGTACAGAAAAACAGAAACACCGAAAAATCTGGGCCGGCGAATGCTTGCCATGGGAAAAGCGGCGGGCATGACAATCCTGTTGAATCTCTGGTTTCTCATTCCGTTCCTGAGCCATGTGGGAGATGATTATTATATCAAAGGCCAGGGGACGGATATGCAGAACAGTGCACTGGAAATCGGAGATATTTTCCGATTGTTCGTGGAATATGAAGGATCTTCCACAACAGAGGTGGTGAACCGGCAGTTGTTTATTTCCATCGGACCAGTCTTGTTGCTGGGAATCTTTGTGTACAGTTACTATGCATTTTATCGGAAGTCTTTAGACAGCTGGGTAAAGAGAATCGGTAATGTTTGTCTGGGATTTGGAATCGTCAGTTGTTATCTGTGTTCCAGTGCCTTTCCGTGGAACGTGGTGAAGGATACGGATTGGCTGTACAGCATTCTGGGACTGATTCAGTTCCCGTGGAGATTTCTGGCATATGCGTCTCTGTTTTTATCGGTGGTAACAGCGATCGCCGTGATAGAACTTTTGAAGGACAGACGCCAGATGATAGCGGGAGTGCTGGTGGTATTGACCTTCGTTATGTCGGTGCACTGTGTGGATGAATATCTGGACGGGAAAGTGTTGTTGCAGAGAAAAGGGAATCTGACCAGTTTTGATACGGATGTCTTGGACTATTATCAGGAAGACACGCCGTTGGATGAACTGTGGGCGCAGGGGGATACAGTGAAATCGGATCAGCCGCTTACGATAGAACATTATGAACGGAAGGGCGTGGAGTTCTCTCTGGATCTGAAAGAAGCGAAAGAGGGCACTGTTTTACAACTTCCAATTTACAACTATGAGCTCCATGGAGTATATTTAGATGGAGAAGCACTGAAAACGACAGAAAGTGCCAGCCATCAGGTGCAGGTACAGCTTCCGAAAGGAAAAACAGCCGGACACCTGGAAGTCCGGTTTGAAGGAAGAAAGATATACAGAGTGGGAGAAGTGGTGAGTCTGCTGACGATCCTGGGATGGATCGGATATCTGCTCTGGAAACGGAAAGGAAGACAGGAATGGTAA